From Temnothorax longispinosus isolate EJ_2023e chromosome 3, Tlon_JGU_v1, whole genome shotgun sequence, one genomic window encodes:
- the Fucta gene encoding glycoprotein 3-alpha-L-fucosyltransferase A isoform X1 yields MGLPRFSLKRYFFYVLFLTGTLLIVLNLLQDEKWHSMRPHPGQPQSVRVTGDGPKMKPDWPLKSKKPTMRVLRTRERVRKRLSSEGLNINGTASLSENSIDLDPTRRPWYMKGGTRRPYPAIRTRNTGRRLAQLWPEEDAYDDRVTNQLMFVPPDYNRTGGEHPLKKIMIPHGMAEAKVGPDIFFQQRCPVNTCTIVRDNPDNADLILFKDYITHVGRRSYNQVWMLYFLECPYHTQSVKNALINWTATYRRNSDIVAPYERWQYYDSSVTQISQTFNYAANKTKKVAWFVSNCHPRNQRMHYARELSKYIQVDIYGACGSLRCPRSQSQTCFDMLDEDYKFYLAFENSNCKDYITEKFFVNGLGHNVLPIVMGAHPTDYARSAPYRSYIHVDEFESPKELAEYLHRLDRDDDLYNSYFRWKGTGEFINTYFWCRVCAMLHDDRPPKYYKDVNEWWRGDGVCTTSSWRENDVVRSPNT; encoded by the exons ATGGGTTTGCCGCGTTTCTCCCTGAAGAGATACTTTTTCTACGTGCTATTTCTGACGGGCACGTTGCTCATCGTGCTGAATCTCCTGCAGGACGAGAAATGGCACAGTATGCGGCCACATCCCGGCCAGCCGCAGTCCGTTCGAGTTACCGGCGACGGGCCAAAG ATGAAACCCGATTGGCCTTTGAAATCGAAGAAGCCGACGATGCGAGTATTACGCACTCGGGAGCGAGTGAGGAAAAGACTCTCGTCCGAG GGATTGAATATAAATGGAACCGCGAGCTTGAGCGAAAACTCGATAGACTTGGATCCAACGCGAAGGCCTTGGTACATGAAAGGAGGAACCAGAAGACCTTATCCAGCGATAAGAACTCGCAATACTGGCAGAAGATTGGCTCAATTGTGGCCGGAGGAAGATGCTTACGATGATCGAGTGACCAATCAG CTAATGTTCGTGCCACCCGATTACAACAGAACAGGTGGTGAGCATCCATTAAAGAAGATAATGATTCCTCACGGGATGGCCGAGGCCAAAGTCGGTCCTGACATTTTCTTCCAGCAACGCTGCCCGGTGAACACTTGCACGATTGTCCGCGACAATCCGGACAACGCCGATCTCATTCTATTTAAGGATTACATCACGCACGTGGGACGAAGATCTTACAATCAG GTGTGGATGCTGTATTTTTTAGAATGTCCTTATCACACACAGAGTGTAAAGAACGCCCTTATCAATTGGACCGCCACGTATCGGCGTAACAGTGATATAGTGGCACCTTACGAGAGGTGGCAATATTATGATTCCAGTGTCACACAGATCTCACAAACGTTTAATTATGCGGCAAACAAAACGAAAAAG GTCGCCTGGTTCGTTTCCAACTGCCATCCCCGAAATCAGCGCATGCATTATGCCAGGGAACTCTCGAAATACATCCAAGTGGACATTTACGGTGCGTGCGGCAGCCTACGCTGCCCGCGGTCGCAGTCGCAAACGTGCTTCGACATGCTCGACGAGGACTACAAGTTCTATCTCGCGTTCGAGAACTCCAACTGCAAAGACTATATCACGGAGAAGTTCTTCGTTAACGGACTTGG GCACAATGTTCTGCCCATCGTGATGGGCGCCCATCCGACGGATTACGCGCGTAGCGCGCCATACCGTTCCTACATCCACGTGGACGAGTTCGAGTCGCCGAAGGAGCTCGCCGAATATCTGCATCGGCTGGATCGCGACGACGACCTGTACAACTCATACTTTCGTTGGAAGGGCACCGGCGAGTTCATCAATACGTATTTTTGGTGTCGAGTATGCGCTATGCTGCACGACGACCGTCCGCCGAAATATTACAAGGACGTGAACGAGTGGTGGCGAGGGGACGGCGTGTGCACGACCAGCTCGTGGCGGGAAAACGACGTCGTGCGTTCACCGAACACCTGA
- the Fucta gene encoding glycoprotein 3-alpha-L-fucosyltransferase A isoform X2, producing the protein MGLPRFSLKRYFFYVLFLTGTLLIVLNLLQDEKWHSMRPHPGQPQSVRVTGDGPKGLNINGTASLSENSIDLDPTRRPWYMKGGTRRPYPAIRTRNTGRRLAQLWPEEDAYDDRVTNQLMFVPPDYNRTGGEHPLKKIMIPHGMAEAKVGPDIFFQQRCPVNTCTIVRDNPDNADLILFKDYITHVGRRSYNQVWMLYFLECPYHTQSVKNALINWTATYRRNSDIVAPYERWQYYDSSVTQISQTFNYAANKTKKVAWFVSNCHPRNQRMHYARELSKYIQVDIYGACGSLRCPRSQSQTCFDMLDEDYKFYLAFENSNCKDYITEKFFVNGLGHNVLPIVMGAHPTDYARSAPYRSYIHVDEFESPKELAEYLHRLDRDDDLYNSYFRWKGTGEFINTYFWCRVCAMLHDDRPPKYYKDVNEWWRGDGVCTTSSWRENDVVRSPNT; encoded by the exons ATGGGTTTGCCGCGTTTCTCCCTGAAGAGATACTTTTTCTACGTGCTATTTCTGACGGGCACGTTGCTCATCGTGCTGAATCTCCTGCAGGACGAGAAATGGCACAGTATGCGGCCACATCCCGGCCAGCCGCAGTCCGTTCGAGTTACCGGCGACGGGCCAAAG GGATTGAATATAAATGGAACCGCGAGCTTGAGCGAAAACTCGATAGACTTGGATCCAACGCGAAGGCCTTGGTACATGAAAGGAGGAACCAGAAGACCTTATCCAGCGATAAGAACTCGCAATACTGGCAGAAGATTGGCTCAATTGTGGCCGGAGGAAGATGCTTACGATGATCGAGTGACCAATCAG CTAATGTTCGTGCCACCCGATTACAACAGAACAGGTGGTGAGCATCCATTAAAGAAGATAATGATTCCTCACGGGATGGCCGAGGCCAAAGTCGGTCCTGACATTTTCTTCCAGCAACGCTGCCCGGTGAACACTTGCACGATTGTCCGCGACAATCCGGACAACGCCGATCTCATTCTATTTAAGGATTACATCACGCACGTGGGACGAAGATCTTACAATCAG GTGTGGATGCTGTATTTTTTAGAATGTCCTTATCACACACAGAGTGTAAAGAACGCCCTTATCAATTGGACCGCCACGTATCGGCGTAACAGTGATATAGTGGCACCTTACGAGAGGTGGCAATATTATGATTCCAGTGTCACACAGATCTCACAAACGTTTAATTATGCGGCAAACAAAACGAAAAAG GTCGCCTGGTTCGTTTCCAACTGCCATCCCCGAAATCAGCGCATGCATTATGCCAGGGAACTCTCGAAATACATCCAAGTGGACATTTACGGTGCGTGCGGCAGCCTACGCTGCCCGCGGTCGCAGTCGCAAACGTGCTTCGACATGCTCGACGAGGACTACAAGTTCTATCTCGCGTTCGAGAACTCCAACTGCAAAGACTATATCACGGAGAAGTTCTTCGTTAACGGACTTGG GCACAATGTTCTGCCCATCGTGATGGGCGCCCATCCGACGGATTACGCGCGTAGCGCGCCATACCGTTCCTACATCCACGTGGACGAGTTCGAGTCGCCGAAGGAGCTCGCCGAATATCTGCATCGGCTGGATCGCGACGACGACCTGTACAACTCATACTTTCGTTGGAAGGGCACCGGCGAGTTCATCAATACGTATTTTTGGTGTCGAGTATGCGCTATGCTGCACGACGACCGTCCGCCGAAATATTACAAGGACGTGAACGAGTGGTGGCGAGGGGACGGCGTGTGCACGACCAGCTCGTGGCGGGAAAACGACGTCGTGCGTTCACCGAACACCTGA
- the LOC139809374 gene encoding uncharacterized protein, translating to MSGRTPLSDRKALKYGINKENVPHSTVQNGKSTEGRNDGGGAKKKGLSLRRSQRIAEKRAVRTMLVQGCSSVSGEAKFRICSDDNDENVRSRPRVKKDVRIKKEIRARQDRTLEKAIESTTKADTPSRPRVVLCRARSSSNSRQIVPLNETEMNNKLFHKRAYSETRKQRFLSRYPPCVAQSSDDRKMKHLTDDVKKRTFSSIQMWKDKMKPHNGTVPKNIMGNIQNVDKTRAKTKLRKSSVVHGSVDLQSQNRATNLDENIQEPAPNDSLPDVLKFLIKEIAMIVEDKPSLKAHFDMRNFIQDNNLSTTIMLNSNIATRSPSTSTPAEVLVKQENELDNICEAMYVHDHWEAVLDTEQKKEQNAPRLSPCFSRKSVNAELRSHFVVYLIRLGVHCNYSQHIIYQTVKLFNVAIDRILVEISDIQLLCLACLWITLKREAPEQKIPSATKVLKFANNWHKYEENNLLTYERKILAAVGFNTQFADPYILVWYHINVNRDIIRPDDKELKERIYCCGSYMIDLSMLDESLCAIPAYMISIAAVELSLQLVYSSDVNVDRAWYQDWRSKQSLTEWDEHVMNSTKHVIIQQHTALKNNDYFGNWEKYMRDKYGSITEFLPQKLNLNFNFLNLSNNSL from the exons ATGTCGGGAAGGACCCCTCTGTCGGATCGCAAAGCCTTGAAATATGGCATTAATAAGGAAAATGTGCCGCATTCAACGGTACAAAATGGCAAATCTACCGAAGGCAGGAATGACGGTGGCGGCGCAAAGAAAAAAGGCCTATCGCTCAGAAGATCGCAGAGAATCGCAGAAAAACGTGCCGTTCGTACAATGTTAGTGCAAGGCTGTTCTTCCGTCTCCGGCGAGGCAAAATTTCGGATTTGCTCCGACGACAATGATGAAAACGTACGATCACGCCCGCGCGTGAAAAAAGACGTACgcataaaaaaagagattagaGCGAGGCAAGATAGAACGCTCGAGAAAGCAATCGAATCGACAACGAAAGCAGATACTCCTTCACGTCCACGCGTCGTGTTATGCAG AGCACGTTCTTCAAGCAACTCTCGCCAAATAGTTCCTTTGAATGAGACCGAGatgaataacaaattatttcataagaG agcTTATTCTGAAACCAGAAAGCAGCGATTTTTGTCGCGATACCCGCCCTGCGTCGCACAATCATCCGATGATCGAAAAATGAAGCATCTTACAGACGATGTTAAAAAACGAACGTTTTCAAGCATTCAAATGTGGAAGGATAAAATGAAGCCACATA atggTACTGTGCCCAAGAACATTATGGGCAATATACAAAATGTGGATAAAACGCGTGCCAAAACCAAATTGCGGAAGAGCTCTGTTGTCCATGGATCTGTAGATTTACAATCGCAAAATCGTGCGACCAATCTGGATGAAAATATTCAAGAACCGGCACCAAACGACTCCCTGCCGGatgtattaaagtttttaataaaagaaattgcaatGATTGTAGAAGATAAACCAAGTTTAAAAGCACACTTTGATATGAg aaactttATTCAAGATAATAATTTGAGCACCACGATCATGCTTAATTCTAATATCGCTACACGTTCTCCTTCCACCTCGACTCCAGCagag GTGTTGGTCAAGCAGGAGAACGAGCTTGACAATATTTGTGAAGCGATGTATGTACATGATCATTGGGAAGCCGTTTTAGATACGGAACAAAAGAAAGAGCAAAATGCTCCGAGGCTTTCCCCATGTTTTTCGCGTAAAAGTGTAAACGCGGAACTAAGGAGTCATTTTGTTGTATATTTAATCCGACTTGGC GTACACTGCAACTACTCGCAGCATATCATTTATCAGACTGTCAAGCTGTTTAATGTAGCTATTGATCGAATTTTGGTGGAAATAAgtgatatacaattattatgtCTGGCGTGTCTTTGGATAACTCTCAAGCGAGAAGCACCTGAGCAAAAGATACCATCg GCAACAAAAGTACTTAAATTCGCAAATAATTGGCACAAGTAtgaggaaaataatttgttaacgTATGAGAGAAAGATTCTTGCCGCTGTTGGGTTTAACACACAATTCGCTGATCCGTACATCTTAGTGTGGTATCACATAAATGTaaatcgagacattattagaCCGGATGATAAGGAGCTAAAGGAGCGCATCTATTGTTGCGGCTCTTACAtg atcGATTTATCTATGCTGGATGAAAGCTTATGCGCTATCCCGGCGTATATGATATCAATAGCTGCGGTAGAGTTATCGCTTCAACTTGTATATTCGAGTGATGTTAACGTGGATCGAGCATGGTACCAAGATTGGAGAAGTAAACAGTCGCTGACAGA atggGATGAACATGTGATGAATTCTACGAAGCACGTAATAATACAGCAGCATACAGCGCTTAAAAACAACGATTATTTTGGAAATTGGGAAAAATATATGCGCGACAAATACGGGAGTATAACGGAATTTTTgccacaaaaattaaatttaaattttaacttccTGAATCTCTCTAATAATAGTCTTTAG